GCAGTCACAAGCATATCGCTCGGCGGATTATACACGCGCGGGAGTTCATCGAACTTGGCGTAGCCTTTCCAATGTTGCGCGGTGTTGGCCGCATCGCGAAGTGAATAGCCCTGACGATCGTCTCGAATGGGAAGCAATCCAGCCGACTGATAGCCGATGTTGCCATTGCGGTCGGCATAAACGAAGTTTTGGCCGGGCAAAGCAAACGTGCAAAGTGCGGCGCGGAATTCATTCCAATCGGCGGCTTTTAAAATGCCAAGAAATGCGCCGAGTTCGTCGGATTTTTCGTAGCCAGTCCATTTCATCACGATGTCTTTTTCGGCCAAATTTGCCAGGTTTGTTTTAAGCAAACTTTCCACCATTGGCTTGGCGAGCACGGTTCCAAACTTCGATAGCCTCACGATAAATGGCACGGGGTCGCTATTTTTCACCTGAATCATTTCCACAATTTCTTCATAGCCGCCTTCAAGCGAATCGGACGAAATGAAAAAATCGCAATCGTCAAGCATCATATTGGTGATGCCCCAAGCCAAGTTGGCATTTCGACCAAGCACAATGGCCGGAACGCCAGGCAACGAACAGCCCGCGCCGTCAATGCCCGCCGCCGGACAAAGCAGCTGTACTTCATGCCAGCGCGATGGCGTTGTGAAGCCCAGATGAGGGTCATTGGCTAAAATTGCGCCGCCGGTTGCGCTTTTTGAGCGTGTGACCGCCCACGCATTGCTGCCGATGTGCGATCCGAGCGTGCCCGCCCAAGCGCGATAGGCTCGGTCAGCGTTTTTGAATGTGGTGAGCGAGGCCAGCAGGTCGGATGCTTCTTTTCCGAATCGCGGGGATTTGTCATCTGGGTTTGTGCTATTCGCGAGCAATTCTTTGGGCAAATATTCGGTTGGAATCACCAAGCGGGCGTCTTTCGGCGATTCGGGATAAACTTGTAAGGCTTTTTGGTATCCCAATTTTTCCGTTAGTTCGGCAAGCGCCACATCGATATGCCATGCAATGTTAAGCTCCCAGCCCATCATGCGAATAATCGCCAGGCAGTCTTCTGGTTGCCACGGCTCTGGCGTATAGCCCAGCGCATCAAATTCTAAAGCCAGATTCACATCTCCATCCTGAACCTGCTTTAAATACGCATTGACACCTTCAGAAAATGCTTGAAGGACAAAACGACTTTCCTCGCTGAGAGCATTGCTTTGCCAGAGCGTATCGGCCATACGCTTGATGCCAATAGTGCGCATGTGTTTGTCATAGTCCAAGGCGAAATCGCCAAAAATCTCAGCTAATTTGCCTTCAGCAGCACGGCGCTGCAAATCCATTTGCCAAAGCCGATCGCGTGCTTGGGCGTAGCCTTGCGCAAAAAACAAGTCGTGCTGATTTTCTGCCAAAATGTGGGCGGCGGCATACGTATCATAAAAAATTTGAGTTTTAGCGTGGAGCCCGCCGAGCTCGTAGCTGGCGCTGTAGTCAGGAATTGATTTGTGCAAAACATGATATAAAACACCAGCAACTCCCAGCAAAATAATGAGCACCGAAGTTGCTACCCCAATGGCGAGCTTTTTTCCGTTCAATTGCATAAATCATTTGGATGATGGCTTAACTAACAAATTCACAGCTTATAAAAGCAATTTGATACAAAATAGCAAAGGAATCCGTGACTTTTCATAGCCGAGCATTTCCCAATTCGCCTGCTCAAGTTGGTTGATGATGCCAACTCATGAGTCAGTTGAAAAGGGCTTACGCGTAAAGAAGGTAAGCTTTTTAATTGGTTATGTTATGGTTTTAGCTTTGGTTATGAGATTGTTAATAAATAAAGAAGTTATTGTTACATTTCTTGCGCCAGCTTGGATTTATTCGGTTTCCCTTGTATGATTGCCCTCTGATAATCCCCGTGTTTTAAGTTTTTTGAGTTGTTAATTTATGAACCAAGATTATGATAAATTATGAGAAAACTTGTTAGTTTTTCCAGCTCGCTGCTCATATTTTTGGTTATGGTCAATGTTGGATGCTCATCGCAGGCCGACATGGCGAAGAAAGAAATTCAAGCGTTGCAATCGAACATTGAGCAAAAAGTGGTGCAGTTTCAAAAAGGCGTAGAAAATGCGAGGGGCAAAAACTTCAGTGAAGGTTTGGATTCGCTCATTCAGGCAAAGGCGCAAATTGAACGATTGCAGGCCTTATGGCAAGCCAAAATGGATTCCGCAACGCAACTCTTCTCCGAAGAAGAGCGGCAAATGCTCAAAAGTGCTGCTGAGAACATCCAATCGCTCTATCGTGGCTCGCGTGAAGAATTGGAAAAAGCAGAAACCATTTCTCGCCTGAAACAAAAAATGATTCGTTTGGAAGTCGCAACGGCGGACTATAAGCAATTCGCAACGAAAGCGGCCTACACGCATTTTACTTCCGGCATGGACGATTTTTCCCAAAAGCATCATGAATTGGATAGCTTGAATGCCGATTGGAAAAAGTTTTTTGAGGCGAAAAAATCGCAGCTTCCTGAGCCGATAAAAACAGCATTGCAGGAAAAGTGGAACGCGATCGAGTCTGCTCAATCCGACGTGCAGGATGTGCTTTATGTGAATTTTGCCAAAAGCGTGCTTTACCTAATGGTAACGGGCGACGCGCGAGCTGCCGAAATGCTCGATTGGCGGAACTTGGTACTCGATGCTGATCAAATTGGGCGCGTGTATTCCACTATCGATTATTCCTCTCGCGATAAATATATGAGCGAAGTGATTCAAACCACTTCGGGCATGTTCAGCTATATTTTTGAAACTTCAGGAAACTCCGTTAGAAATGTGCGCGGTTGGCATCTTGATAGCAAACAGGCCAACGGCGCTGTGGTGAAGGCTCGCTCTGAATCCAATGAAGGACTCAGTTTTACCATTCATTTTTCCAGTGGCCGGTTGTTGCTTTCCCGTATGGTTACCGGATAAGGAATTGTGCGAGAAAACATACGGCAGATTGTTCATGTTGCGCCGGAAGTGTGTTAAAAACGCTTTCGCCGTTTTTCTTTTGTGTGAAAATGAAATGCGTTGCGCGGAAGTAAAAACTTTAGAAGCAATAAATACTTTTTTGTGCGAGATTAAGGCGTTGCTGATTTGATTTCCAAGAGCAATTCGTTGGCTTTTTGGCCGGCGGCTGTGTTTGGGTTCAAAAACGCGGCTTTTTCGAGATAAGGAAGCGCTTCTTGAAGCTTGCCGAGTTCAGTGTAAATGATGCCCATGTTTAGGTTCGCAATTTGATGTTTGGGGTCAAGTTCAAGCGCTTTTTTCATTTCAGCAAGTCCGCGTTCGAATGTGCCCATTCCAAGAAGGCAAATAGCAAAATCAATCCGAACATCTACATCGGTTGGCATTAGCTCAAGCGCTTTTTCATAAAGTGGCGCAGCAGCATGATAAAGTTTCCCGTCGTCATAAAGGTTTGCCGCTTTTAGGTAAAGGGAATCTTGATTGGTATCGGAAAGCTCAGCAGCTTTTTGCATAAAACTGCCCGCAGCACCGAGTTGTTTCAGCTTGGCGTAGTCATTGGCAATTTGGATGGCGAGCATAGCTTTCTGCTGCAATGACGATTCGCTCTCGAAGCGCGCAATGCGTTCATTTATTTTGCTCAATTCGAGCGAATCTGCAACCGATAGTTCAGCATGTTGACCGTGTAAGCTGTCTATTGGAAGCGCAGCGGGTGGGTTTAATGAAGCTTTTCCCGCAGCACCAGAAAGGTCAAAGCCATGCTTTGCAGAAAAAAGCGATTGCCAGCCCAAAATACTCAGCCACACCAAAACGGCGGCGGCCATGGCAAGCAACAAAAAAAATTCTTTTTTTATCGGAGAATTCTCCAGCGGTTCATTTTTTAAATCATCTACGCAAGATGTGCCGCAGCTTGCGCAAAACTTTGCGTCTGCTGAAATAGCGCAGCCACAGGCTTTGCAAGTTGTGATTTGGGATTTTGTGGATGTGCCAAATGGTGCTTCTGTTTGCAGGTTCTTAGCGGGTGAACTTTCAGAAAAGCGAAAGGGCAAATCGGAGCCACAATTCAAGCAATAGTCCTGCCCGGCTTTCAGCGCCGCACCGCATGTCGGGCAGGTTTTTTTTTCAAGGTTCATGCGATTTCAACTTTCATGGACACGTTTGGATATCCTAAGTTTTATCGCTTTCTGGCTTATAACTATCGCTAACCGCCGATTTGAATTCTTTGGATATCTTAAAAGTTGGCACGTACTTTTCATCAATAACAACTTTTTCTCCAGTACGCGGGTTTCTGGCAAGGCGCTTATTTTTTTTGCGGACGTTATAAGTGCCAAACCCTCTAATTTCAATTCTCTCCCCGGCTTTTAATGCTTCAATAACGGCCTCGATAAATCCATCGACCACCGTTTCTGTCTCTTGTTTGGTAAGCCCTGTTCTGGATGCTATGATACTAACAATGTCCGCTTTTGTCACGGTAGATTTCTCATTTTGAACGTTTATTAAAAGATACTACAAAAAAATTGTGCCTTGCGGCACGCTTGTTCCTAAAAAAGGAACAAATTCATTTTAGCCTTCATGCCTGTTTATTTACCAGCGAACCACATTTTGAAAGCAGAAAACACAAGCAGTAGCGCAAAACTTTTTCTTAACAAACTATCTGAAATCGAAACGGATATTTTTGATCCTAAGAAAGCGCCAAAAAACAAGCCTAATGCAATTAATAAGCCATATTTGATATGTTCAGTAGAAAGTGCCCCAGCGCGGTAGTATTCAATTACCCCCAAAAGCCCTACGGGAAGAAGCAAGGCAACCAGCGACGTGCCGCTGGCTTCGTGTTGCGATAGCCCAACCCAAATGAGTGCGGGCACAATCACTAAGCCCCCGCCAATTCCAAACAAACCCGAAAATATACCAGCGGAAATGCCAATAGCAAGCATATAAAAAATTTGTGGCGACATAATTTACACAGGTGTTAGTGTTTCTCCGGCAATGAGCTTTTCAATTTCTTCGGAATTGAGCACTTCGCGCTCCAGCAAGGCTTTGGCAAGCCGATGCAAGGTATCGATATTATCAAGCAAAATTTGTTTGGCGTTATTCATGCAGTCCGTAACAATTTGTCGGACTTCATTGTCGATCATTCGCGCGGTATCTTCACTGAAATCCCGAACACGATTCATATCTCGGCCAAGAAAAACTTCATGTCCGCTATTTCCATAATTGATTGGGCCAAGCTTTTCGCTCATACCCCATTCGCAAACCATCTTACGAGCCAAATCCGTTGCGCGCTGAATATCGTTTCCTGCTCCTGTGCTGATTTCCTTAAAAATAAGTTCTTCTGCAGCTCGTCCGCCCAGCGCGTAAGTAATCATTGCCGTCAGATATTGTTTGCTGTAAGTATACTTATCTTCGAGCGGCAGATATGATGTCACGCCTAACGCGCGACCTCTTGGGATAATCGTCACTTTGTGAACAGGATCAGAGCCATCTGTAAATTTTGCAACCAGCACATGGCCGGATTCATGATACGAGGTGATTTCTTTCTGCTGCTCTGAGATATAAACGCTGCGGCGTTCAGGGCCCATCAGCACTTTATCTCGGGCGTTTTCAAAATCTTCTGCGGTAACTTCATCGTGATTGTTTCGTGAAGCCAAAATGCTTGCTTCATTTACCAAGTTTGCAAGGTCAGCACCGACAAAGCCTGGCGTGCTTTTCGCTAAAACTGCAATATCTACGTCTTTTGCGAGCGGAATTTTTTTTGTGTGAATTTTCAAAATCGCTTCACGTCCGCGAATGTCAGGCTTATCGACGACGACTTGACGGTCGAAGCGACCAGGGCGAAGCAGCGCGGAGTCAAGCACATCTGGGCGGTTGGTTGCCGCGATCAAGATGATATTTTCGTGTGTCCCGAATCCGTCCATTTCAACCAGCAGTTGGTTCAAGGTTTGCTCGCGCTCATCGTGGCCGCCACCAAGCCCTGCGCCGCGCTGACGGCCAACGGCATCGATTTCATCGATAAAAATAATACAAGGCGAATGGCGTTTGGCTTGCTCAAAAAGATCGCGAACGCGCGAGGCGCCCACACCCACAAACATTTCTACAAAATCAGCGCCAGACATGGAGAAAAAAGGCACGCCCGCTTCTCCAGCAACAGCTTTCGCCAAAAGCGTTTTTCCCGTGCCGGGAGGGCCAAGCAACAAGACGCCTTTCGGTGTTTTGCTACCAAGGCGTTGAAATTTTTCAGGTGATTTTAAAAAATCAACAATTTCGGTAAGCTCTTCTTTTGCTTCTTCAACGCCAGCCACATCTTCAAACGTAACTTTTGTGTCGAATTCCGTGATCATTTTTGCGCGGCTTCGCCCAAAATTAAAAATATTGCGAGCCGAGCCATTTTGGTTCGTCATTCGGCGCATGATAAAAAAGTAGACCACGCCGAGCAGTAGCCAAGGGCCAAAGACGATCAGAAGATTGAACAAGCCATCGCTCGATTCTTCCACTTCGCAGCGAACACCTTTTTCGACGAGTTCATCAGCCATGGCGCTGCTGAATTCGGGGAGGCGAACCATAAATTGATCGCGCTTTTTCGCGGTTTTATCAACCAGCTCGAGCCGCTCATATTTTTTTAATTCACCATAAAGCACGCTGGAGCCGTCTGTGCTTTTTTCAACACGGCACGATTCAATCAAATTGCTTGAAAGCAAGCGTTTGTACTCGTTGTAGGTGATTTCGGGTTCGGCATCGGGGCTAAAAAGCTTTTGTAACATGACGAAGGTAATCAAAACCATCATGCTGTAAAGCAAAATCCGAATGGTTCGTTTGAAATTGTCTTCGTTTTGGGGGCCGCCACCGGAGCCAAAATCTCCAAAAGGCGATCCGTCATCATCCATTGGCTTGAATCGATTTCGTATATCTTGTTTCCGCGTCGGGCGGCTTTTCGGTTTTTTGTTTTGTTCGTTTTGATGGTTCTCCGACATACTTCCTTTCGTTAAGCGATCATTTCCCTGTTTGAATGGGATGTGAATCTACAAGCTGGTAAATGGCAGGTAAATTGCGTTTTAACTGCTTGTAGTCTAAACCATAGCCGATGACAAATTGTTTCGGTATCCGAAATCCAACATAATCAATGATGAAGTCCAAATCAGCAACCGACTCTTTGAAGAGCAGCGCGCAAAAGCGAAGGCTTTTTGGGCTATGCGCCAAAATGGCTTCACGAATATAGCTAACGGAAAGTCCAGAATCCACAATATCCTCAACAACAATGACATCGCGGCCTGCCAATTTCGTATCGACGGACTTCAATAACTGCACTTGGCCGGCGCTGGCTTTTTCCTTTCCATAGCTGGAGAGCTTATAAAAATCAATTTCCAGATCAACGCCTTGAATTTGGCGAATCAGGTCGCCCATGAAAATGAATGCGCCGTTTAAAACGCCCACAAAAATGGGGCTTTTTCCAGCATAATCTTTTTCAATTTCAAGCGCCATTTGGCGAACACGCGACTGAATTTCAGATTCGGAGAAAAGAAGCTGAAATGGCTCATCTCCGATCCAAATAATTTCTTCCGGCATTCTTTCTCGTGCTAAAGGCTGATTTTCTTTTCGAATCACAGTGGCTTATTGGCTTAACTAATTATGCGAAAAACAATTGCAGCTTTTTTCAAAAGACTTATAATATAAGTATTTCTGGTCTCAAATGAGCGACCGAATCAAATCGGATTTCATAAAAAATAGTTTTTTACTTACTTTTTTTCTCGATGTGTTAATCAAAAACGGATTTCTCAAAAAAGCCAGTTGCGCTAAAATCAATGTATCTTTTGCGATCGGGTAAGTGCTCTGTTCATTTTTAGGTTAAGCGAACTGAAGCGTTTCTGCAAAGTTTCATTTCTAAAAACACGCGCGCGATGCCAATTAGCGCAAGTGCTATTATTTATCGTGTGATAATGGAAAAGGTAAAGTTGGCTATTGCGGGCGTTGATAAGGGTAGTAAAGTATTGTTCCGAAAATCCACAGGTTGTGGTGGTTTAGCGAAGAAGCCTTTCTTCTGCTGCAGCTCTATCTTGCGCCACAAACACATCCATTCCACGATTCACCGCGCATAGCTCCAAGAACTTCACTTTGTCTAAATTTTTCTGCTGATTGGTCATCACCGCCATCTTTTTAAATGGTGTATAATGGCGCTCGAAAAATAGTCGCACCAAATAATAAATGTCCGTGTTCGTCAAGTTCAAATCGGCAGCTTCGATGGTTAGCAGCACCAAATTTCCTGAGGGTTTTGGCATTTGTTCCAGCAGGTTGTTCAGTTCTTGCAAGCAGTCATCATAGAAAACTTCCCCTGAAACGGCGATGTCCCAAAATCCTTTTTCTTCATTCCACTGCGTTTTCAGTTCCATTTTTACCCCTTATTCAGAATTATTAAGCATAGTAAGTTCTGTTATTCTTATCGATAAAACTTTAGGGTAAACCAAAGTTGAAAAATATCCATTCCTAAACTACAATGTTAAATCATTCTAAATCAAACTGAATGGCTGAAAGCATTTTATAAAGGCCATCTTCTTTGGCCAAAAGTTCATGATGGGTGCCGATTTCGTGTACTTCGCCATCTTTAAGCACGACAATTTTTTCGACATCGCGAACCGTAGAAAGCCGATGCGCAATGATAAACGACGTGCGCCCTTTCATGAGATTTTCCAGCGCTGCTTGTACCAATCGCTCCGATTCGGAATCGAGTGAGCTGGTGGCTTCGTCCAGGAGCAAAATCGACGGATTGCTTAAAATGGCGCGGGCAATTGCAATTCGCTGGCGCTGTCCACCGGAAAGCTTCACGCCGCGTTCGCCCACGAATGTGTTGTAGCCATCGGGAAAGCGGGAAATAAACTCATCGGCGTGGGCTTTTTTGGCAGCGTCTAAAATTTCTTCATCGCTGGCGCCCGGTTTTCCATAAGCGATATTTTCCCGAATGCTCCCGCCAAAAAGAATAATGTCTTGCGGAACAATGGCCATTTGATTGCGCAGCGCCGTTAGTGGATAATCCAAAATGTTTTTTCCATCAACAATAATTTCGCCTGCGTTGGGTTCGTAGAAGCGTTGCAATAGCGAAACCAGCGTCGATTTTCCCGCGCCACTTGGTCCAACCAGCGCCACCCGTTCGCCTGCGTTTACTTCGAAAGAAATGTTTTTCAAAACGGGCACATCGTTTCGAGATGGATAACGAAACGACACGTTTTTAAATGCAACAGCGCCTGAAATTTTAAATGAACGAAGTGCTTCGCGGCTGCTATGTTCGAGCGAAACGGGCTCTGTTTTCTCGCGCAAAATCTCGCGGATGCGCTCCGTTGCGCCGATGGCTTTTTGCAATTGGCTGTATAGGTCGGCGAAGCTGCCCATCGCCGCGCCGATAAAAGTGGTGTAAAGCAAAAACGAAGTCAAATCGCCGATGCTCATTTCGCCTTGCTGCACAAACCGCGCGCCGCTCCAAAGCACAATCACAATGGAACTGAAAAGTCCGAAAATCAGAAAAGAGATAAACGCGCCGCGATATTTGGCCACGCGCAAAATTGTGGAGATGTATTTTTGGAGGCCGGTGTTGTATCGGCGAATTTCGTAGCCTTCATTTGCAAACGCTTTGACATTCATCACGCCTTGCAGCGTTTCTTCGACTACGATGTTGGCGTCGGCCAGGCGATCTTGGGCTTCTCGCGACATGGTTCTAATTTTTCGTCCAATTATCACCGAAACAAGCGCCATCAACGGAAAAACAGACAACATGATGAGCGTTAGCTTCCACGACATGGTGCCGATTAAAATCAAGCCACCAATCATAATGGTAAGTTGGCGCAAAAGCTGCGAGAGCGAAATGGCCAGCGTGTCTTGTATTTGGGTTAAATCGGCGGAAATGCGGCTGGTGAGTTCGCCAACGCGCCGATGCGCAAAAAATGCCATGGGCAACCTGACAAGTTGAGCGTAGGTTTCGCGGCGAATATCCGCCAACGAGCGTTCGCTAACTTCAACGAACAAAACCGATTGAAAAAATGAAAAAAACGCTTGCAGCAAAAGTGAAAGAAGAAGTAAAATTGTCAGGTTATCAATGCTGCCAAGCCAACCTTCGTGTTTGCCAGAAAGCGCGCTATCTAAAAGCTCGCCGGTGACGTAAGGAAAGATAAGTCCAAGCAAGCTGGACACGCCCATCGTGATCAGCGCAAAGAAAAACTTGGTTTTATAGGGCAAAATATATTTGAAAAGCTCGCCGGCTTCATCCAAAAATTTTTTGTTCAGCTTGATTCGTTTTACATCGGCTTCCGCGACTTCATCTGTGATGGCTCGTTTGGGCATAAAAGCGTGAAAATTTTTTTGATAATGGATGTGGCGTATCAAAA
Above is a window of Chloroherpeton thalassium ATCC 35110 DNA encoding:
- a CDS encoding HU family DNA-binding protein, giving the protein MTKADIVSIIASRTGLTKQETETVVDGFIEAVIEALKAGERIEIRGFGTYNVRKKNKRLARNPRTGEKVVIDEKYVPTFKISKEFKSAVSDSYKPESDKT
- the ftsH gene encoding ATP-dependent zinc metalloprotease FtsH — encoded protein: MSENHQNEQNKKPKSRPTRKQDIRNRFKPMDDDGSPFGDFGSGGGPQNEDNFKRTIRILLYSMMVLITFVMLQKLFSPDAEPEITYNEYKRLLSSNLIESCRVEKSTDGSSVLYGELKKYERLELVDKTAKKRDQFMVRLPEFSSAMADELVEKGVRCEVEESSDGLFNLLIVFGPWLLLGVVYFFIMRRMTNQNGSARNIFNFGRSRAKMITEFDTKVTFEDVAGVEEAKEELTEIVDFLKSPEKFQRLGSKTPKGVLLLGPPGTGKTLLAKAVAGEAGVPFFSMSGADFVEMFVGVGASRVRDLFEQAKRHSPCIIFIDEIDAVGRQRGAGLGGGHDEREQTLNQLLVEMDGFGTHENIILIAATNRPDVLDSALLRPGRFDRQVVVDKPDIRGREAILKIHTKKIPLAKDVDIAVLAKSTPGFVGADLANLVNEASILASRNNHDEVTAEDFENARDKVLMGPERRSVYISEQQKEITSYHESGHVLVAKFTDGSDPVHKVTIIPRGRALGVTSYLPLEDKYTYSKQYLTAMITYALGGRAAEELIFKEISTGAGNDIQRATDLARKMVCEWGMSEKLGPINYGNSGHEVFLGRDMNRVRDFSEDTARMIDNEVRQIVTDCMNNAKQILLDNIDTLHRLAKALLEREVLNSEEIEKLIAGETLTPV
- a CDS encoding penicillin acylase family protein, yielding MQLNGKKLAIGVATSVLIILLGVAGVLYHVLHKSIPDYSASYELGGLHAKTQIFYDTYAAAHILAENQHDLFFAQGYAQARDRLWQMDLQRRAAEGKLAEIFGDFALDYDKHMRTIGIKRMADTLWQSNALSEESRFVLQAFSEGVNAYLKQVQDGDVNLALEFDALGYTPEPWQPEDCLAIIRMMGWELNIAWHIDVALAELTEKLGYQKALQVYPESPKDARLVIPTEYLPKELLANSTNPDDKSPRFGKEASDLLASLTTFKNADRAYRAWAGTLGSHIGSNAWAVTRSKSATGGAILANDPHLGFTTPSRWHEVQLLCPAAGIDGAGCSLPGVPAIVLGRNANLAWGITNMMLDDCDFFISSDSLEGGYEEIVEMIQVKNSDPVPFIVRLSKFGTVLAKPMVESLLKTNLANLAEKDIVMKWTGYEKSDELGAFLGILKAADWNEFRAALCTFALPGQNFVYADRNGNIGYQSAGLLPIRDDRQGYSLRDAANTAQHWKGYAKFDELPRVYNPPSDMLVTANNKIVDDRYKYYISSLWEPDSRADRISELLLAKEKLSAEDFQHIQVDVVSPQARNLMPYLMNALQSDTAQAHRRAIEYLKNWPFDFSKSSIGATIFSQFFVRLMHNTFADEMGEPLFMSYVSLVNAPTRVLQQLLADSSFVEVQQDSVMTTVVKYNAWFDDIATPEMETRDDIIRKSFAEAIQILRSHLGHNEAAWRWDAIHTLSVQHVFGQAGQQEKDQFVAKAFNFATAQTAGTSTTINNGEFYFSKLNYDKNALLNAAHAVGASSRRVIDLNNQAEFLSVLPGGNSGEMMSSHYHDQFPLWLEGKLRTFVTEPKVFVQQKFDLTELNPKQ
- a CDS encoding tetratricopeptide repeat protein, producing MNLEKKTCPTCGAALKAGQDYCLNCGSDLPFRFSESSPAKNLQTEAPFGTSTKSQITTCKACGCAISADAKFCASCGTSCVDDLKNEPLENSPIKKEFFLLLAMAAAVLVWLSILGWQSLFSAKHGFDLSGAAGKASLNPPAALPIDSLHGQHAELSVADSLELSKINERIARFESESSLQQKAMLAIQIANDYAKLKQLGAAGSFMQKAAELSDTNQDSLYLKAANLYDDGKLYHAAAPLYEKALELMPTDVDVRIDFAICLLGMGTFERGLAEMKKALELDPKHQIANLNMGIIYTELGKLQEALPYLEKAAFLNPNTAAGQKANELLLEIKSATP
- a CDS encoding sulfite exporter TauE/SafE family protein gives rise to the protein MSPQIFYMLAIGISAGIFSGLFGIGGGLVIVPALIWVGLSQHEASGTSLVALLLPVGLLGVIEYYRAGALSTEHIKYGLLIALGLFFGAFLGSKISVSISDSLLRKSFALLLVFSAFKMWFAGK
- the hpt gene encoding hypoxanthine phosphoribosyltransferase; translated protein: MPEEIIWIGDEPFQLLFSESEIQSRVRQMALEIEKDYAGKSPIFVGVLNGAFIFMGDLIRQIQGVDLEIDFYKLSSYGKEKASAGQVQLLKSVDTKLAGRDVIVVEDIVDSGLSVSYIREAILAHSPKSLRFCALLFKESVADLDFIIDYVGFRIPKQFVIGYGLDYKQLKRNLPAIYQLVDSHPIQTGK
- a CDS encoding ABC transporter ATP-binding protein codes for the protein MPKRAITDEVAEADVKRIKLNKKFLDEAGELFKYILPYKTKFFFALITMGVSSLLGLIFPYVTGELLDSALSGKHEGWLGSIDNLTILLLLSLLLQAFFSFFQSVLFVEVSERSLADIRRETYAQLVRLPMAFFAHRRVGELTSRISADLTQIQDTLAISLSQLLRQLTIMIGGLILIGTMSWKLTLIMLSVFPLMALVSVIIGRKIRTMSREAQDRLADANIVVEETLQGVMNVKAFANEGYEIRRYNTGLQKYISTILRVAKYRGAFISFLIFGLFSSIVIVLWSGARFVQQGEMSIGDLTSFLLYTTFIGAAMGSFADLYSQLQKAIGATERIREILREKTEPVSLEHSSREALRSFKISGAVAFKNVSFRYPSRNDVPVLKNISFEVNAGERVALVGPSGAGKSTLVSLLQRFYEPNAGEIIVDGKNILDYPLTALRNQMAIVPQDIILFGGSIRENIAYGKPGASDEEILDAAKKAHADEFISRFPDGYNTFVGERGVKLSGGQRQRIAIARAILSNPSILLLDEATSSLDSESERLVQAALENLMKGRTSFIIAHRLSTVRDVEKIVVLKDGEVHEIGTHHELLAKEDGLYKMLSAIQFDLE